A DNA window from Thermogemmatispora onikobensis contains the following coding sequences:
- a CDS encoding helix-turn-helix domain-containing protein — MEELLTISEVARVLRVDATTVRRWVKHGVLDAVLLPHKGRRHCYRIKRTTLNKVMNSTNV, encoded by the coding sequence ATGGAGGAACTACTGACCATTAGCGAGGTTGCCAGAGTCTTGCGCGTCGATGCGACTACCGTGCGCCGTTGGGTAAAACACGGTGTCCTTGATGCTGTGTTGCTACCCCATAAGGGTCGTCGCCATTGCTATCGCATCAAGAGAACCACGCTCAATAAGGTTATGAACTCGACCAACGTGTAA